A single Phoenix dactylifera cultivar Barhee BC4 chromosome 1, palm_55x_up_171113_PBpolish2nd_filt_p, whole genome shotgun sequence DNA region contains:
- the LOC103698143 gene encoding shaggy-related protein kinase alpha-like: protein MAQGMIIFLACDCFFCFFPVFFDLSSPAKSATKSSPISHYIFHKRMPPEAVDPVSRLLQYSPNLRSTALEALIHPFFDELRDPDTRLPNGRFLPRSFNFKPHELKGVPMEIVAKLIPEHAREQCAFQECNLQGKRKCDLRISYVSCTRDRVKPSFLSSCFHCTMAAP from the exons ATGGCACAAGGTATGATCATTTTCCTTGCTTGTGActgctttttttgtttttttcctgtTTTCTTTGACTTGTCTTCTCCTGCTAAAAGTGCaaccaaatcttctccaatttcTCATTATATCTTCCATAAAAGAATGCCGCCTGAAGCTGTCGATCCTGTCTCGAGGCTTCTTCAGTACTCCCCGAATTTACGGAGCACAGCT CTGGAGGCATTAATTCACCCATTCTTTGACGAGCTCAGAGACCCAGATACCCGTCTGCCAAATGGTCGGTTTCTACCCCGCTCTTTTAACTTCAAGCCTCATG AGTTGAAGGGAGTTCCCATGGAGATCGTAGCAAAGTTGATTCCAGAGCATGCAAGAGAGCAATGCGCGTTCCAGGAATGTAATTTGCAAGGCAAAAGAAAATGTGATCTAAGAATTTCTTATGTTAGTTGCACGCGTGATCGTGTCAAACCTtcgtttctttcttcttgtttcCATTGTACTATGGCTGCTCCCTAG